The proteins below are encoded in one region of Toxoplasma gondii ME49 chromosome IV, whole genome shotgun sequence:
- a CDS encoding enoyl-CoA hydratase/isomerase family protein (encoded by transcript TGME49_317705), translating into MAGLFKNFRNGLFLPESRIFGRGRNLYVYMHNSALSERCRITSVSALACRFSRSVPKTRACCFSHLGFAEPLPGSLALRSIPTPALKGTRRFFSFYTRMESANQTTASSAQLRYLIVERLSDASAVMMIKINRPNSLNALCLALCDELVYTLEQLDADDSVRCVVLTGVGEKAFAAGADVKEMQRLNFADIVTSGDLLAKWARIHSFRKPIVCAVNGYALGGGCELAMMCDVVIASTQAMFGQPEVRIGTIPGMGGSQRLPRAVGKSLAMEMILTGEPINAERALQAGLISRVVPPSHVVDEAVKVATSISSHSLPMLIAAKECVNRAYEMPLQEGLLFERRLFHGTFAYEDRREGMTAFVEKRTPQWHHK; encoded by the exons ATGGCAGGCCTTTTCAAGAATTTCAGAAACGGACTCTTTTTGCCGGAAAGCCGCATTTTTGGCAGGGGACGAAATTTGTACGTGTACATGCACAATTCTGCATTAAGCGAACGTTGCAGGATAACCAGTGTCAGTGCGTTGGCTTGTCGTTTTTCCCGGAGTGTGCCAAAGACACGTGCATGTTGTTTCTCACACCTAGGTTTCGCAGAACCCCTGCCAGGATCCTTGGCTCTGAGGTCAATTCCCACTCCAGCACTAAAGGGAACTCgccgtttcttttccttttaCACAAGGATGGAGAGTGCCAATCAGACAACTGCGTCTTCGGCTCAGCTCAGATACTTGATTGTCGAAAGGTTGAGCGACGCCTCAGCGGTGATGATGATAAA AATTAACAGGCCCAATTCCCTCAACGCCCTCTGCCTTGCTCTCTGCGATGAACTCGTATACACGCTTGAACAACTGGATGCTG ATGACAGCGTGCGCTGCGTGGTGCTCACTGGGGTCGGTGAGAAGGCTTTCGCGGCAGGCGCTGATGTGAAGGAAATGCAGAGGCTCAATTTTGCCGACATCGTGACATCGGGTGATTTGCTGGCCAAGTGGGCGAGGATACACTCATTCAG GAAACCAATCGTGTGTGCTGTCAATGGATACGCTCTCGGAGGAGGCTGCGAACTGGCCATGATGTGTGACGTTGTCATCGCCAGTACACAG GCTATGTTTGGTCAGCCAGAAGTGCGGATCGGAACGATCCCAG GAATGGGAGGCTCTCAGCGGCTGCCCCGTGCTGTTGGAAAGAGCTTGGCGATGGAAATGATCCTCACAGGGGAACCTATAAACGCGGAACGCGCTCTTCAGGCCG GGTTGATAAGCCGAGTGGTGCCGCCTTCACATGTGGTGGATGAGGCAGTCAAAGTCGCAACATCCATTTCGAGCCATTCCTTGCCGATGC TCATTGCGGCGAAGGAGTGCGTCAATCGAGCGTACGAAATGCCATTACAAGAAGGCCTGCTCTTCGAAAGGCGTCTTTTCCACGGGACGTTTGCATACGAAGACCGCAGAGAGGGCATGACCGCCTTTGTGGAAAAACGAACTCCTCAGTGGCATCACAAATGA